The following proteins come from a genomic window of Miscanthus floridulus cultivar M001 chromosome 2, ASM1932011v1, whole genome shotgun sequence:
- the LOC136517787 gene encoding subtilisin-like protease SBT1.7: MWRHGEVCVIFAVAAAALLVTAAAGREDRQTYIVHMSHSAMPSDFVEHEEWYAASLQAVSDAATVLYTYNTLLHGYSARLTRAEAAALESQPGVLVVNPEVRYELHTTRTWEFLGLDGTDALFPQSGTGSDVIVGVLDTGVWPERPSYDDTGFGPVPAAWKGKCEDGNDFNASACNKKLIGARLFLTGYEAAKGPVDTSKESRSPRDNDGHGTHTSSTAAGGAVQGADLLGYAAGTAKGMAPRARVATYKVCWVGGCFSSDILKAMEVAVTDGVDVLSLSLGGGTAEYYRDSIAVGAFSAMEKGIFVSCSAGNAGPGAATLSNGAPWITTVGAGTIDRDFPAYIMLGNGKNYTGVSLYSGKPLPTTPVPFIYAGNASNSSMGQLCMSGSLIPEKVAGKIVLCDRGTNARVQKGFVVKDAGGAGMVLANTAANGEELVADAHILPGSGVGEKAGNAMRDYAMSDPKATATIVFAGTKVGIKPSPVVAAFSSRGPNTVTSSVLKPDIIAPGVNILAAWSGSVGPSALPGDSRRVGFNIISGTSMSCPHVSGLAALLRAAHPEWSPAAIRSALMTTAYNEYPGGNGILDVATGRPATPLDLGAGHVDPAKAVDPGLVYDITAADYVDFLCANNYEPAQIAALTRQHPSEGCSANRTYTVTALNYPSFSVAFPAAGGSTVKHTRTVTNVGQPGIYKVTASAATGSTPVTVSVEPSTLSFSKAGEKQSYTVSFTAGGMPSGTNAFGRLVWSSDHHVVTSPIAATWT, translated from the coding sequence ATGTGGCGCCATGGCGAGGTATGCGTGATTTTTgctgtggccgccgccgccctctTGGTGACGGCCGCGGCCGGACGGGAGGATCGGCAGACCTACATCGTCCACATGTCCCATTCCGCCATGCCGAGTGATTTCGTGGAGCATGAGGAATGGTACGCCGCGTCGCTTCAGGCGGTGTCAGATGCCGCCACCGTGCTGTACACCTACAACACCCTCCTCCACGGCTACTCGGCGCGGCTGACGCGCGCGGAGGCCGCGGCGCTGGAGTCGCAGCCTGGCGTGCTCGTCGTCAACCCGGAGGTGCGGTACGAGCTGCACACCACCCGGACGTGGGAGTTCCTGGGGCTGGACGGCACGGACGCGCTGTTCCCGCAGTCGGGCACCGGGTCCGACGTCATCGTCGGGGTGCTCGACACCGGCGTGTGGCCGGAGAGGCCGAGCTACGACGACACGGGGTTCGGCCCCGTGCCGGCGGCCTGGAAGGGCAAGTGCGAGGACGGCAACGACTTCAACGCCTCCGCGTGCAACAAGAAGCTCATCGGCGCGAGGCTCTTCCTGACGGGCTACGAGGCGGCCAAGGGCCCCGTGGACACGTCCAAGGAATCCCGGTCGCCGAGGGACAACGACGGCCACGGGACGCACACGTCGAGCACCGCGGCGGGCGGCGCCGTCCAGGGCGCGGACCTGCTCGGCTACGCCGCCGGCACGGCCAAGGGCATGGCGCCCCGCGCTCGCGTCGCGACGTACAAGGTGTGCTGGGTCGGCGGCTGCTTCAGCTCCGACATCCTCAAGGCCATGGAGGTCGCGGTGACGGACGGCGTCGACGTGCTCTCGCTCTCCCTCGGCGGCGGCACTGCGGAGTACTACCGTGACAGCATCGCGGTGGGCGCCTTCAGCGCCATGGAGAAGGGGATCTTCGTGTCCTGCTCCGCAGGCAATGCCGGTCCGGGCGCCGCGACGCTGTCGAACGGCGCGCCGTGGATCACCACCGTGGGCGCCGGGACCATCGACCGCGACTTCCCCGCCTACATCATGCTCGGCAACGGCAAGAACTACACGGGCGTGTCCCTGTACAGCGGCAAGCCATTGCCCACCACGCCGGTGCCTTTCATCTACGCGGGGAACGCGTCCAACAGCAGCATGGGCCAGCTCTGCATGTCCGGCAGCCTCATCCCGGAGAAGGTGGCCGGCAAGATCGTGCTCTGCGACCGCGGCACCAACGCCAGGGTCCAGAAGGGCTTCGTCGTCAAAGACGCCGGCGGCGCTGGCATGGTTCTCGCCAACACCGCCGCCAACGGCGAGGAGCTCGTCGCTGACGCGCACATTCTCCCGGGTTCCGGCGTGGGCGAGAAAGCCGGCAACGCCATGAGGGACTACGCCATGTCGGATCCGAAGGCGACGGCCACCATTGTGTTCGCCGGCACGAAGGTTGGCATCAAGCCGTCTCCCGTCGTTGCGGCCTTCTCCTCCAGGGGCCCCAACACTGTGACGTCGAGCGTCCTGAAGCCGGACATCATCGCGCCCGGCGTGAACATTCTGGCGGCGTGGTCGGGGTCCGTCGGCCCCTCGGCGCTCCCCGGCGACAGCCGCCGCGTGGGCTTCAACATCATCTCCGGCACGTCCATGTCGTGCCCGCACGTGAGCGGGCTTGCGGCGCTGCTCCGCGCGGCGCACCCGGAGTGGAGCCCGGCAGCCATCCGGTCGGCGCTGATGACGACGGCGTACAACGAGTACCCCGGCGGCAACGGCATCCTGGACGTGGCCACGGGCCGGCCGGCCACGCCGCTGGACTTGGGCGCCGGCCACGTCGACCCCGCGAAGGCCGTCGACCCGGGGCTCGTGTACGACATCACCGCGGCCGACTacgtcgacttcctctgcgccaaTAACTACGAGCCGGCTCAGATCGCGGCGCTCACCAGGCAGCACCCGTCGGAGGGGTGCAGCGCCAACCGCACGTACACGGTGACCGCGCTCAACTACCCGTCCTTCTCCGTGGCGTTCCCGGCCGCCGGCGGCAGCACGGTGAAGCACACCCGCACGGTGACCAACGTCGGGCAGCCTGGAATCTACAAGGTGACCGCCAGCGCCGCCACCGGCAGCACCCCTGTGACGGTGTCCGTGGAGCCGTCGACGCTGAGCTTCAGCAAGGCCGGCGAGAAGCAGAGCTACACGGTGAGCTTCACGGCGGGCGGGATGCCGTCGGGCACCAACGCGTTCGGCCGGCTCGTCTGGTCCAGCGACCACCACGTGGTCACCAGCCCGATTGCGGCGACATGGACCTAA